Part of the Candidatus Hydrogenedentota bacterium genome is shown below.
AGATCACGTCCATCATCATGAAGACCCCGCTCTGGGCCTGGGCGCTCGCGCCGGGGTTGTTGATGTCCGTGATGAGGAAGCGCTCGATCCCCTCGCGCAGCCGGTAGATGGTGTTGCCGCCGCCGTTCCCGAACCCGTCCAGCAGGCTGCCGGTGATGTCGCTGTCTATGGCCGACATGATGCCCGCGTCATCCTTGTTCAGGAAAGCCTGGACGAGCCCGGGGGTGAACAGCGACATCAGCCCGTTCAGAAGCTGTGTGGGGCCGTCGCCGGAGGTGTCCACGCCGGAAATGTCCGCAATGGCGCCGATCATGCCGGCGAACGGCGCGATGGGCGTCATGCCGTAGCGCTCGTCGGTGCGGTCGAAGACCCAGCTCAGGTAGAGGTAGCTGGAGTCAATGCCGCGCATGCACTGGTCCACGCCGCCGATGACGTCAAAGCACCACTCGCCCGCCTTGGGGGCGCCGGCGGGGTAATGGGCCTTTTCGATGGACGCTCCGAGTTCGGGGTCCGACGGGCAGAAGACGATCATCGGGTCCGTCAGGTACTCGGGGTAGATGCACGGCACCCGGGGCCCCATGTCCAGGGTCGAGTAGAATCCCGGCGGGTAGTGGTTGAAGGCGCCCGCGGCCAGGGGCGGAAAACTCATGCCCTTGGACTCGTTGGCGTACATCTTGAACACCAGGCCCCACTGTTTGAGGTTGTTCTGGCAGGAGGCGCGGCGGGCGGCCTCGCGGGCGCGCGCCAGGGCCGGCAGCAGAATCGCCGCCAGGATGCCGATGATCGCGATCACGACCAGCAGCTCGATCAGGGTGAATCCGGTTCTTCGTCTCATGGTCTGATTCCTTATGAATTGAAGACACAGAGCCGCGTTTCCGGACATCCGGCCCGGAACACGGTTGCTGCCCACTGAAATTATACCCGGCACCTGCCACGCCGGTGCCGGGACAGGTTGCGGGGGCCGCCCCGGAGGATGTAGGCTGAACGCTGTTCAGGGAAAAGTCATGGGACCGAATGCCAGAAAAAGTCACCCCCTTTCCGTGTCCGAGGCGCGCCGCGAGCGCGAGCGGGCCGAGCTCACCGAGCGGATCATGGACGCCGCGCGGGAGATGTTTGTCCGCGACGGCTACGAGGCGGTGACCCTGCGGAAGATCGCCCTGGCCGTCGAGTATTCCCCGGCGGCGATTTACCAGTATTTCAAGGATAAGCAGTCATTGGTGCGGGCCATCATCCGGCGGGACAGCGACGACCTGCGGACGCATCTCCGGGCGGGGCTGAACCGGGAGGCGCCGGTGGAGCAGCTGGTGGAGATGGCCCGGCTCTACGCCGAATGGGGCATCGCGCACCCCAACCATTACCGTCTGATGGTTGTGCCGCCGCCCGCCTGGGTGGAACAGGACCGGGAACTGAACCGCAGCGACCCCACGCCGCTGGAGCAGGAAATCCTCGCCATGCTCTGGATGGTGGTCAAGGGGGCCATTGAGCGCGGCGCGCTCAGGGAGAAATACACGGACCCCGCGCTGGTCGCGGCCACGCTGTGGGCGGGCATTCACGGGGCAGTGCTGCTGGAAATCAACGCGCCCCCCGAGAACCGGGCGCGCCTGGGCGGCGCCGACACCCCCTTCGAGGCCCGGTTCGCCACGCTGCGGGAGGTGTTTCTCGACGGGTTCCTCCGGGAGGGCGCGCGGGACGGAACGGCGGCCGGGTGACTCCGGCCGCGGACGGAGGGCACATGGACCGACTGACCGGCCTCATCGCGGCAACCTTCACGCCGATGCACCCCGACGGAAGCGTGAACCTTGCGCCCGTGCCCATGATGGTGGAGGGGCTGCTGCGCAACGGGATCACGGCGCTGTATGTCTGCGGCAGCACGGGCGAGGGCCCGTCGCTCACGACGGAGGAGCGCGCGCGGGTGGCGGAGGCCTTCGTGGCCGCGGCGGCCGGGCGGCTGCCCGTCATGGTGCAGGTGGGCCACAACTCGGTCGAGGACGCGCGGCGGCTGTCGGCGCACGCCGCGTCCATCGGGGCCGACGCGATCAGCGCGGTGTCGCCGTCGTACTTCATCCCGGAGGGGGTGGCGGCGCTGGTGGAAACCCTGGGCCGCATCACCGACGCCGCGCCGGACCTGCCGTTTTACTACTACCACATCCCCCGGCTGAGCGGCGTGTCCCTGAGCCCGCTGGCCTTTCTGGAGGCGGCCCCGGCGCGGATGCCCTCGCTGGCGGGCGTCAAGTTCAGCTGCCGCGACGTGGAGGTGATGCAGGAGTGCCTCGCCTTCGACGGCGGGCGGTTCAACATCCTCTTCGGCGTGGACGAGATGCTGCTCTCCGGCCTGGCGGCCGGGTGCCACGGCGCGGTGGGCAGCACCTACAACTTCCTCGCCCCGCTGTACCACGAGGTCATGCGCCGCCTCGCGGCGGGCGACCTGGCCGGGGCGCAGGAGCACCAGCTCCTCGCCGCGCAAATGATCGCGGTGATCCTCCGCCGCCACGCAAACGCCGGGATCAAGGCGGCCATGACGCTCGCGGGTGTCCCCTGCGGCCCGGCGCGGCTGCCCCTGTCGCCCCTGACAGACGCGGAGATCGCGGGCATGCGGGACGAGCTGGACGCCCTCGGCTTCGCCGAGTGGTCGGCGCGGTTCTGACATGGGCGCTCGCGCGCGGCTTCTGGCGGCGTCTCTCGCCGCGGCGGTCCTCTCCGCAACGGCGGCGGCGGCAACCCTTCGGTGG
Proteins encoded:
- a CDS encoding TetR/AcrR family transcriptional regulator, which codes for MGPNARKSHPLSVSEARRERERAELTERIMDAAREMFVRDGYEAVTLRKIALAVEYSPAAIYQYFKDKQSLVRAIIRRDSDDLRTHLRAGLNREAPVEQLVEMARLYAEWGIAHPNHYRLMVVPPPAWVEQDRELNRSDPTPLEQEILAMLWMVVKGAIERGALREKYTDPALVAATLWAGIHGAVLLEINAPPENRARLGGADTPFEARFATLREVFLDGFLREGARDGTAAG
- a CDS encoding DUF1559 domain-containing protein, with protein sequence MSGNAALCLQFIRNQTMRRRTGFTLIELLVVIAIIGILAAILLPALARAREAARRASCQNNLKQWGLVFKMYANESKGMSFPPLAAGAFNHYPPGFYSTLDMGPRVPCIYPEYLTDPMIVFCPSDPELGASIEKAHYPAGAPKAGEWCFDVIGGVDQCMRGIDSSYLYLSWVFDRTDERYGMTPIAPFAGMIGAIADISGVDTSGDGPTQLLNGLMSLFTPGLVQAFLNKDDAGIMSAIDSDITGSLLDGFGNGGGNTIYRLREGIERFLITDINNPGASAQAQSGVFMMMDVISTDTSGYNHIPGGSNVLYMDGHVEFVRYQEINGTPPVIGAVARVLGLLTPAL